TAAATGTAGTTAAAACTTTTGTGGTGTAAATCATGTTCCTCTTCGATTGGTTAATAAAAAGTTGTTGATgagttaaaaaacaaaattagttgCAGTTAAAATTACGAATCATGGGCTcctatctatattttacattacaataaagctttttttttgttcactacATTACAATAAAGCTATATATCACTGGTGGAATCTGAAATAAAGACAAACCCTGAACTCAAAACCTGAAATAATTAGCCAAACACTTGATtccaaacagaaacaaatagcGACCTAACACGATAATAGATAGGCcactttgaaaaataatataaggaTCAGATTTCTTGGTTTAAACAGTAAAAGGTAAAACACatgaagacaagaaaaaaattatagattttacaaaacaaaaaaaacttgtagACTCTTGTGTTCGTTGCCAATGTTGGCTTCTTTCCACCACACAAATATGACCGTTAAGACTCGAAGGACCACTTTATAATTACTACATggatgtataaaatatatagatcGTCCATTGTCATTTGCTTACTTCGACCATTTATTTCTCGTCATGGCGCAACTCGGATCTTTTACTTATTCCCTTAGTCATCTCTTTTCAgtttctttcttagttttcatatttcattgcTTATGTTTTCGTTTCTCATTTGTTGCAGCTTGTTCAAACTCCACCGAAGAGCAACACCATCACCACCGGAAATGGGTGGGTCCCTCAGGTCACAAAGTCATCACCGTCTCACTTGACGGCCACTCTCAGTTTCGCTCCGTCCAAGACGCTGTGGACTCCATACCAAAGAACAATAACATGAGTATCGTTATCAAGATTGCTCCAGGATTTTACcggtatttatttttattccttAACCTTTTTGTTATGTTTCATGCACACATGCAACCTATAGCTAATGGTTAACATTTAACTTTTCATCTGTACATTTTCCAGAGAGAAAGTGGTGGTTCCAGCGACAAAACCGTACATAACGTTTAAAGGAGCGGGTCGGGACGTGACGGTTATAGAATGGCACGACCGTGCCTCCGACCGCGGTCCTGATGGTCAACAGTTACGTACTTACCAAACAGCTTCCGTCACAGTCTTCGCTAATTATTTCTCAGCTAGAAACATTACCTTCACGGTACTAATTAATTCTAATGCAAAACATACAACTTTAAACATATGTATAATCCGCATTTTTTCCTCATAACATTTTTCATAATATGTGAAGAATACTGCGCCGGCGCCAATGCCGGGAATGCAAGGGTGGCAGGCGGTGGCATTTAGGATCTCTGGCGACAAAGCTTACTTTTCCGGCTGCGGATTTTACGGTGCACAAGACACTTTATGCGACGATGCAGGCCGTCACTACTTCAAGGAGTGTTACATCGAAGGCTCTATCGACTTTATCTTCGGTAATGGCCGCTCCATGTATAAAGTAAGCAAACCAAAGATGTGAATATGTTTCGTTATGACTTGCATTAACAAATTATTAGAATATCAAAATGAAGATGCCTAAAAGATATTGACCAATTGAGTTATAGTTAGTTTTGTGTTAAAGATTCATAATAAAAGAACTGATGGTGTTAACTGTTGGTGAAGGATTGTGAGTTGCATTCGATAGCGTCAAGGTTCGGGTCGATAGCGGCGCACGGGAGGACATGCCCGGAGGAGAAAACGGGTTTCACGTTCGTGGGTTGTCGGGTAACGGGGACGGGTCCTTTATACGTGGGCCGGGCCATGGGCCAATACTCACGCATCGTCTACGCCTACACCTACTTCGATGCTCTTGTTGCTCATGGTGGCTGGGACGATTGGGACCATAAATCCAATAAAAGCAAGTACGTACTATTTTATTACACTCATAGTTACTATATTAATTTCAATATATCATTTTGAGTTGAtccagaaatttaaaaaaaaatcaggacaGCATTTTTCGGAGTGTACAATTGCTATGGGCCAGGAGCAGCAGCGACGACAGGCGTATCATGGGCCAGAGCTTTGGACTATGAGTCAGCCCATCCTTTTATAGCTAAGAGCTTCGTAAATGGGAGGCATTGGATAGCTCCACGAGATGCTTAATAGGAATCAACTTCAAATGCTTTTCCACTTACTTGCCCCCCACTACACTACTGCACTTTGTTCTCATTCTTTATATAGCTTAGTTatcattcttttatttatttcattattgtGATTCATTTGTAATACATGTCCAAGATTCTTGTCAAAATGTGTAAActtatatttataaagaaatcAATATATACTAGCAACAATGCTGGATTACAATCAATTAGTGAACTTAGCTTCTTGGTGTATTTAAATCCCGTACAATTACATTGTGTAAGTGGTTATCTCTAGGAATATGACTCTGTTTTCAACGTTTCATAGTACAATATCTCGTGAACCCAAGCAAGTTGAAAGCAACAAATAAATTCATTTACAGAGAAactaatttatgtatattgTTATCTATTATTATTACAGTTACATCGTCACAAACATTTCAATTATGTAAACATATATtccataaagaaaaacaatggTCAAAGAATGTATTAAAAGACTGATACAAGTTGTGTAACATAATAACATTGTGCAACTCCTCCTCACCTCTcttcacaaaaagaaaaaaaaagaataccaAATACAGGAAAACATTGGACAGATTTGACCTTATTATAAAAGCTATAATTTTGCACTTGTGGTTCCATTCTCAAAACTCAAATGAAGCAATGAATCATCTATACTAACTGCAATATACTGCATGCCCCTatcgttgaagaagaagacgaaggagGCTCCCTATTTTCCTCATGGATCAATAAGGAATTAATTGGTTCATGTGTCGAGAACTTCCCTACCTGCAACACTGATCAAGAACTTGGTGACTTAAAGTTCCACTTCCTGAAGCTCCTCTACTATGCTGCTACCGTTTAGTAAGACTGGTTTGAAAGTTGATGGACTAGTAGGAGACGTAAACGAGGTGTTGAAGTTTCCGCTCCATGAAGCTGTTCTTCTGGAAGCAGGAGGAGGATGATGATCCCCATTGGCGCTTATTCCCAATCCATTCATTTGGATGTTGTCCATACTTGGAAATCTCTGCATCGTCATTTGTGGTGGAGCCCCTGAAGATGCTGCTACTTCATCTGCAGAGTTCTCCTCCTGTCTTGTCTCAGAAGCAGCCGGTTCCGTTGCATGGCCGTTTGAAGACGATGCAGGTGTTGCTGGGATGAAGAATTTTGCTTTTGCAGGGATTGGTGGTTTAGGGGATGGCATGGAAGATGAATGAAACATGGTCTGAGAGTTTCCACGACCTTGATTAAAGGTGTCAACGTATCTGTCCCAATAGAGAGGAAAACATTATAACTATAATCATGTACATAATCTACAGTGAAACACTAACAAGACTGCAAACAATTACAATTGATAAATTGTTAACCGGAAACTGCTTCATCTTTCCTAGTACTAAACCAAATGTGGCTTAGAAATATCCTCCTAAGTGCCATTATAATGCAACCATAAAACTGCGTGATGGTTCAGGATCCAGGATAGTCTACAATATTCTAATTCTAAAGTGCATCAAGCTATTTGTTTACCTTGCACGCACACCCATACGTCCACGAGCTGAGAATTGATTGGAACTCTGTGAGACTGGTGGGATTCCCGAAGAATTCTCTGCCGGAGTTGGGCCGCCGGAATTCCAGCTCCCACTAGGTGGATTCATGTCAGATTTGTTTTCATAACCCAGTGAGTTGTTTTTGTACGTTCCTAATTTTGGAGGAGGAGGCAGTGCAGCTTCCTCAGCTGGGGGTTCCACACCTTTCTCCACCCATCTCTTTAGTTTATCATCATAGTAGAACTGATTTTCTGCGCCAAGTTTTGCCTTATTCCAAAACATGACCAAAAGAATTAGAATAAGCCCAAGGATGAATCACCAAGACCAAAAGCGTTTAGAAGTGTACCTCTTTCGATGATGACCGAGCTTGTAAGACCCTCCCTACCGTGTCCTTCAGCATGCCAAAACCAAATCTACTAAACCGGGAACCTGCCACACTCCCGGATGATTTCAACTTTGTCACCCCTTCAACCTTTTCTTTTGGCGAGTCAGCTAGATCCTACAAAAAAAAGGCAAACCATTCATACATTCAATATTTCAATCCGTTCTTAGCGTGATAATGGTTTTTTGGTATAGACCTGTATTGGCGTTCTACCGAAATCTGGCTCTGATACACTTCTAGTATGGACTGCCGTTCTCCTCCCGGTACCACCGGACTCATGTAAGGATTCCATTGAAGCGGGTGGCATCAGTGATGACATTGTATTCACCGATTGACTATATGGTAACTTAGTGGCTTCCTGCTGTTGATGATGATACTCTTTTGCCTGAAGGCTTCCTGTTGTTGAATGTGGTGCAGGTGGTGGCATGCCCCCAACAACACGATTTGCCGTGCTATCAAAAAGGTTTAGCAGTCTTCCAACAAGCTTTGTTGGGGCCAAATTCGCAGTATATCCACCCTGAAATAGATAAATTTCCGGTTAAGTTGGACCGTTAGAGAAACAGAAAATAGACCGCTAAAAATCAACAGTTTCACGTAAGTCTACTGGAACTAGAAGTTGTGTGGGCTGTACCTGTTGGTGGATACGGATTCTCTCTTCCAGTGACGAAACACACTGTTTCCATGTGTCCGCTTCAGGAGATCGGCCAGTTTTGAGGCATTTTAATACTGCTTGACAGTACCTGATTCAGCCACAGAACAGCGACATCAGGAATACATATACAGTCTAACCAGGGAAAAGTTGGTAGAAAATGAATCTTCTTACTTCTGTGCAGCTGAAAGTTTACCAACTTCAGCCAGCATATGGGCATATATGACTTTATATGGTTGAAACGGTAACAGGATAAACTGAGAGTTTCCCAGCGTCTTAGAGTATTCATACAACTCTGTTCTCTGCCCATGCAAATATCAACCAACAAATAAGGAAAATATCAAACAAGTAACAAAAAGAATGGTGTCCGCCATGAATTTCCTTGGACTTGCGTATAGAATCATTGGAGATGCAAAAATAGAATCTTCCAGCTAGTATGATGATATATAAACcacagtgacaaaaaaaatcacctgGATAGCCTCTGGACTTGCGTATGTTCGAGGATATTTCCAGTGGTCCCCTCCGACAAGACAAAGTCTGGCACTATCTGAGTATTGATCAAAGTTCTTATCCGCGATCAAATAGCAAATATGCGCTGCAATTATCTGATTTATAACAGTAGTTAAAATGTTAACAGTAATTTAAATGTCATGAAAAAAAAAGCCATGACAAATTTTCCATGGACTAGAACAATACTACAAGGCAGAAAACTACCTCGCCTCTTTCTTTCCACATGCAATCTCCAAGATGAGTTATCACAAGTTCATCATCTGTGGTCCTGTTGGCCGTTATTACACCCAGATTTTCTTCCCAATTGTCAAGCATGCTGCTACTTCCAAACTGCAATTCAAGGAAACAAAGACACTGTTAGCTGCAACTGGGTAGAAATTATGTCCAGAGAACTTGTTCATGAAAGGTACGTTTTATCCGCAGGTATGTCCTGAAAATTAGTTCATGAGAGGCATGTCctgtttagttattttaataaGCTCTTTACTTTAACAAGGGTATTTTTTATTGGGGAATACTTTGTATTCCTATTACCATTGTAACTTTTTTTCTATACATTTTCTATGTCATATTCTCGGTATATGTATTACCTGGGCTTGCTGTTGAGGCGAACCAGGAAAGCTGAGATCGCTTGTACTTCCAGTGGAGAACACTTCAGCGGGTTGCCCTGCAACCAGCAGGCACAATGTCCGTAAAGGTGACCCAGGTACGAGCTGACGAAGGGCCATTTGTTTGACAGTGTCACCATAGAACTGCATCGATTTAAGCACCGATCAAGTCAGTAAAGACCCACAAGAGCGGAATGTTAGACCTATAGCAATAATAGGATAGGAACCTGTTGGCCAAGTTGTGCCGCAATGACAAGTGCTGGTCCCCACAAATGACCTTCTTGTGCACATTGGAGAGCTTCCATTTTCCTACCAGAAGCCAGAAGATTCTGCACCTCTGACGCAGTTGCCTGGAAAATTCTTCCAAATGAGTTAATATGTAAAAACATTACcgttgtaaattttaaaaccttTTGCCTTGAAAAAGTTATTTAGGATAAGATGTCGAATACTCACTTGGAGTTGTGATTCAGGTGGTAATTGCTGCAAGCACTGGCTAAAAGGAGCATAACCATTCTGTACGGCATCTTTCTTGGCAAATGCAAAAAGTTTAGCGACTGCTGCCTCGGCAGAATCCGTTTCCTATTTGCAGTGTATATACAAGGATGAGAAAATTGTAATACATATCAATGTTAACTTAAGAAGAAAACTGAGAATATTTATCCTTAACTGCTCACCTTTTGCGTTGTATCAGTTCCAAAAGGGGACCGGAGTTTCCCATAATACTGACAAGATATTCTGAGCAAAGAAAGAAGCATCTTTAAAAGTTTCCCTCTTGAAAAGTCCATAACGGAAGATTCACAATTCATAATTCTCTCATCAAGCCACTTATGCAAGTCTTTACTTCCAACATTTCCTCCAACCAAGGGACCTGGAAGAGATTGTTGATTCAGACAACTGAAGTAACTCAACGAGTTGTCCCCAGGACTTGAATAAGAGGCACTCCCACTAATAACTTCTGCCAAGTTTAAGAGAGAGATATAGCTTCCACCAGTTCCTTTCTGCGTAATATATCAAAGGGTTAACAGTACAAACAGATTTGCAATTCACTTGATGATGTTATAACTCACGAATgtatttattactaatattgAAAATATAGTTTTCATACACTTCCAAGAGTGTAAAATGACAAATGAAAAGGACTAACCTGACTCCCAAATGATGAATTCTGGAGTGAACCATTATCATCCTTCACAACAATGAGCTTTCCTCCAAATCCAAAATTGACAAGTGCATGTGGTGGACGCCCATCAGGTGATCTTCCTGCACTTGGGGAGAAAAGCTGATTGCTCTGAAATGACTGAACATCATCTACGTATTGCTGCTGTCCATTATAGAAATCGTTTGAGAAACTCAGTGGTCCATTCTGCGTAATACTAGCCACATTCATATGCTGAGGGATGAAGCCTTGAACTCCCATCTCATTTGGCTTAAACTGTTCAGCCACGGATCCTGTCCTGTACAAATTATTTACTTGCTGGTTTCCTCCAAAATTTGGTGACGAGGCAGAAGTTACAGCCGCCTCAGCCTGACTTCCATTTTCTGATTGCCATGTGTTTGTAGCTTGTTGATTGTTGGCATAGTAAGATTGGTCCCAGCTTCCTTGTTGGCTCTGTATACCAAATTCTTGGCCTTTGAATGTCTGTTTTGTATCATTAACATTATACATGCTACTCTCAGTATTACTGTGATACATGGCTGTAAGAGAATGACCATTCTGAACTTGCTGATCATGAGCTTGACCAGCTCCAGCTGTTTGAGAAGCCTGGTTGTAGCTGTCCAGAGATCGCCATTCTTGAGCAATAGTGTCATAGTACCACCCTGGATACTGCGCGTCAAAGACCATGTGTTCTGGATATCCATTGACCACTTGCGAAGCCTGGTTCCAAGCTGTACCAGCCACTCCAGATGTTGAGTTATCAGTAGAAGCAACGCCTTCCCAGTTATTTGCAGAGTTTCCGTAGCTCCCCTGTGAATTAATGCTTGCATCAACTTGATACCATTGGCCAGTATTTGCATCATATCTCCATCCAGGATACATATTTTCCCAAGACTGACTGTTATCATCCACGTACTGCCCACTTGTAGAATCCTGAACCATTTCACCCTGATGTTGCTCGAAACCTGCCGAGGCAACAACGGTTGTGTTGTTCGTATCGTTTCCTCCAGCGACCACATCAACCTCCGCCTTTCCTTGCAACTGTCCGTCAAACTCAGTGAAGAAATCAGAGTAAGAACCAAACCCACGACCGTCATTGACCGATGAATCCACACCAAACGCACCCCAATCAATCTCCTTAACCCCATGAGTCCCGGACTCATTAACTACCTTGCTGCTTTCTTTAGCTGTTTCAGACAGTGGCACATCATCACTTAACTTATTAGCATCAGTCTGGACGACATCTACTTCACTTGAGCCTTCGTTTGCAACATTGTTCCCCGGATCTGCTGCTTCATTCAATGTTCCATCTCCATCAGGAACATCACCAACAGAACCGTTAGAAAAAGCTCTGACGTCATCAGAGTCACTACCGTCGTCGAACGTCAGCTGCTtagcagaagaagatgaagaagcctGAGCTTGGCTGCTGGGAGAATAGGAATCATCAACAAGTTTGTCGAAGAAATCCTCATCGTCCGTTTGATCCTCCTCCATCATGTATTGAGAAGCCGAAGCCAtcaatgagaagaaaaaaaaagagattaaatgccaaaaaaaaaaaaaaagtaattctATAGAACACAAGCGATCAATGATGCCATAGACTCCGATCCAAAAACCAAACTATTCGTCGGTTAACTCTACGGTGGACCGATCTGTTTCAAGGGATCGTTCAAACGCCAAGATCTGTGTCTCCGAAGACGTTTCTTTGTGCCGACAGCTTCATCAATCAAAACTAATGTTTTGTCTCAAATGAGCTTTGATTCTAATCTTCAGAGAATCAAATCGGCTGGGGAGATGCTCACAACGTGCTCGACGAAATGCTTATGATCCCACATGTCATCTCTCCTACCTCATTTTTTTGATTTCTGGTTTTTACGTTAGACGAGGAAACTCTTTGGGCGTTCTAAAGCTCTCCCACAGATCTGCTGAATCCAACGGTTGGATTTCTCCCTTAACCAACCGTTTCATCCGTTGATCAGTTATTATAGCTCCATCGGAGAAGTTAaatagttaaattatttttttttaataatattcacTACACCCGAATTATCGGCCCAATGATTAATGGCCAGCCCGTATAAACACAAAAATCAGATGAATAGGCAGGCACGTGCGTGGCCAACACCAACGCATATCTCCGCATTACCGGTCCAAAGCGCGCGTAGAACCAACCCATTATTTCGGACACGcaatgtttttgtttataaGTTTGTTATAAAAGAGAAATTTATGAATAGTGTAAAggggaaaaaaaaatacagtacAGATTTGCCCCCTATCATTTGACTGAAACGAGTCTTTTTATATGTATTGGGTGAACTCATGGATTAACATTTGGGACTAACTGTTACAATTGGGACGATGAGCAAAACTTTTTGATATTACATATTTCACAGAGGCGGACCCACCGTGGactttggggggggggggggggggggggggggggaggttaaaaatatttttttagcaaTTTTGTTAGCCGGTATTGAAAATCCCGTAGCTCAACTTGTCTGTTTCTTCCTTATTTGATCTATCTTTAATTGTGCAATCCGAGTTCAAATTTTCATTTTGCACCTCCTTTAATAATTTTCccttcattttaattttaagttgGGTCAAGCCCAATTAGTGACGCCCTTAAAATACAATCTTGGGTCCATCACTGTTTCAGGTTACAATTCTACTCTCAGAAACTCTTCTTTTAAGTTGTTGCTGCTGCTACTGTTCAGTGGGCTTGGTTTGAATGGTGATGGACCTGTAGTGACACTTTAAATTGTTTTTGAGATCACTCAAATTCACTCCTGGGTCCACTGGGTCCGACACTGGTCACTTTTATTCATGACCCACTTCTTTTTATGTTATCTAGACTTGGAAATCTTTGTATGATCATTGGAGAGGGTGTCGGGAACTGGAATGAAGACTGGCTTGttgttggtggtggtggtgaagcCTCCGTAGAGGCGGCTACTTCTTCTGCTGAGTACTCCTCCTGTCTGGTTTCAGCAGCAGCCATTTCCGTTATATGGTCGTTTGAAGACGATGCAGGTGCTGCTGGGATAAAGAACTTTGCTTTTGCAGGGATTGGTGGTTTAGCAGATTGTGCAGGAGGTCACTGATACATTGGTCTGTGAGTTTCCACGGCCTTGATTAAAAGTGTCAACGTATCTATCTGCCCAAAAGAAAGTAAAACTACTACTTATAAAGTACTTTATTATCTACTTAACAAGGTAACATCTGATTTCAATGCATGCAGCAGCTTTTCTGAAAAATATATCATACTCACAACCATGGACAAATGTCTCAAAGTGGGCTATTTACCTTGCACGCGCACCAATACATCTACGAGCTGAGAATTGATTCGAACCCTCTGAGATTGGTGGGGTATGACTACCCataatgatgctcttatgtatttggttttctttctttttttgtaaatggCTTTCATAGTATTTTGGTGAAATGTGATAGAGAGAAagattttgattattatttttttccttcactTTTCCTGAACTACCCATGTATATGTATTGTATGACTATAATTATGAGCATTATCTACAACGATTAATTATGTTATAGAGATGATTATGAATGAGCACATGATGAACCCAACTTGGTTTATTTTTGGTAACGTAGTCCCCC
This genomic interval from Brassica napus cultivar Da-Ae chromosome A6, Da-Ae, whole genome shotgun sequence contains the following:
- the LOC106399430 gene encoding probable pectinesterase 68 isoform X1 → MAQLGSFTYSLSHLFSVSFLVFIFHCLCFRFSFVAACSNSTEEQHHHHRKWVGPSGHKVITVSLDGHSQFRSVQDAVDSIPKNNNMSIVIKIAPGFYREKVVVPATKPYITFKGAGRDVTVIEWHDRASDRGPDGQQLRTYQTASVTVFANYFSARNITFTNTAPAPMPGMQGWQAVAFRISGDKAYFSGCGFYGAQDTLCDDAGRHYFKECYIEGSIDFIFGNGRSMYKDCELHSIASRFGSIAAHGRTCPEEKTGFTFVGCRVTGTGPLYVGRAMGQYSRIVYAYTYFDALVAHGGWDDWDHKSNKSKTAFFGVYNCYGPGAAATTGVSWARALDYESAHPFIAKSFVNGRHWIAPRDA
- the LOC106399426 gene encoding protein transport protein SEC16B homolog — encoded protein: MASASQYMMEEDQTDDEDFFDKLVDDSYSPSSQAQASSSSSAKQLTFDDGSDSDDVRAFSNGSVGDVPDGDGTLNEAADPGNNVANEGSSEVDVVQTDANKLSDDVPLSETAKESSKVVNESGTHGVKEIDWGAFGVDSSVNDGRGFGSYSDFFTEFDGQLQGKAEVDVVAGGNDTNNTTVVASAGFEQHQGEMVQDSTSGQYVDDNSQSWENMYPGWRYDANTGQWYQVDASINSQGSYGNSANNWEGVASTDNSTSGVAGTAWNQASQVVNGYPEHMVFDAQYPGWYYDTIAQEWRSLDSYNQASQTAGAGQAHDQQVQNGHSLTAMYHSNTESSMYNVNDTKQTFKGQEFGIQSQQGSWDQSYYANNQQATNTWQSENGSQAEAAVTSASSPNFGGNQQVNNLYRTGSVAEQFKPNEMGVQGFIPQHMNVASITQNGPLSFSNDFYNGQQQYVDDVQSFQSNQLFSPSAGRSPDGRPPHALVNFGFGGKLIVVKDDNGSLQNSSFGSQKGTGGSYISLLNLAEVISGSASYSSPGDNSLSYFSCLNQQSLPGPLVGGNVGSKDLHKWLDERIMNCESSVMDFSRGKLLKMLLSLLRISCQYYGKLRSPFGTDTTQKETDSAEAAVAKLFAFAKKDAVQNGYAPFSQCLQQLPPESQLQATASEVQNLLASGRKMEALQCAQEGHLWGPALVIAAQLGQQFYGDTVKQMALRQLVPGSPLRTLCLLVAGQPAEVFSTGSTSDLSFPGSPQQQAQFGSSSMLDNWEENLGVITANRTTDDELVITHLGDCMWKERGEIIAAHICYLIADKNFDQYSDSARLCLVGGDHWKYPRTYASPEAIQRTELYEYSKTLGNSQFILLPFQPYKVIYAHMLAEVGKLSAAQKYCQAVLKCLKTGRSPEADTWKQCVSSLEERIRIHQQGGYTANLAPTKLVGRLLNLFDSTANRVVGGMPPPAPHSTTGSLQAKEYHHQQQEATKLPYSQSVNTMSSLMPPASMESLHESGGTGRRTAVHTRSVSEPDFGRTPIQDLADSPKEKVEGVTKLKSSGSVAGSRFSRFGFGMLKDTVGRVLQARSSSKEAKLGAENQFYYDDKLKRWVEKGVEPPAEEAALPPPPKLGTYKNNSLGYENKSDMNPPSGSWNSGGPTPAENSSGIPPVSQSSNQFSARGRMGVRARYVDTFNQGRGNSQTMFHSSSMPSPKPPIPAKAKFFIPATPASSSNGHATEPAASETRQEENSADEVAASSGAPPQMTMQRFPSMDNIQMNGLGISANGDHHPPPASRRTASWSGNFNTSFTSPTSPSTFKPVLLNGSSIVEELQEVEL
- the LOC106399430 gene encoding probable pectinesterase 68 isoform X2, whose protein sequence is MAQLGSFTYSLSHLFSVSFLVFIFHCLCFRFSFVAACSNSTEEQHHHHRKWVGPSGHKVITVSLDGHSQFRSVQDAVDSIPKNNNMSIVIKIAPGFYREKVVVPATKPYITFKGAGRDVTVIEWHDRASDRGPDGQQLRTYQTASVTVFANYFSARNITFTNTAPAPMPGMQGWQAVAFRISGDKAYFSGCGFYGAQDTLCDDAGRHYFKECYIEGSIDFIFGNGRSMYKDCELHSIASRFGSIAAHGRTCPEEKTGFTFVGCRVTGTGPLYVGRAMGQYSRIVYAYTYFDALVAHGGWDDWDHKSNKSNIFRSVQLLWARSSSDDRRIMGQSFGL